In Wolinella succinogenes DSM 1740, a single genomic region encodes these proteins:
- a CDS encoding prepilin peptidase, whose protein sequence is MGVEWAVAWIAGLLFGSFLNVAIVRIPEDRSVCFPASHCPHCQKPLRFWHNIPLLSYLFLGGRCAFCQAKISPLYPLVELLSAFLGLAVVMREGFVWPALALGVSFGLLLALSVIDIKTQKVPDSLNFIALLAALAYGASLESLEAAFIIAGALTLLRFGLSWILHQEAMGEGDIILAATMGAILGVKLALVAVFVAALLALPVMLLLSKKDSKIAFIPFLSLGLWIVYGGQDWILSYLESWYG, encoded by the coding sequence ATGGGCGTAGAGTGGGCGGTGGCGTGGATAGCGGGGCTTCTATTTGGCTCTTTTTTAAATGTGGCGATTGTCCGCATCCCCGAGGATAGAAGTGTCTGCTTTCCCGCCTCGCACTGTCCGCACTGCCAAAAGCCCTTGCGATTTTGGCACAACATCCCCCTTCTTTCCTACCTCTTTTTGGGGGGGCGTTGTGCCTTTTGTCAAGCCAAAATCTCCCCTCTCTATCCTCTTGTTGAGCTTCTTTCGGCGTTTTTGGGATTGGCGGTAGTGATGAGGGAGGGCTTTGTTTGGCCGGCGCTGGCTTTAGGGGTGAGCTTTGGCCTTCTTTTGGCTCTCTCAGTGATTGACATCAAGACTCAAAAAGTCCCCGATTCTCTCAATTTCATCGCTCTTTTGGCCGCGCTTGCTTATGGGGCTTCTCTTGAGAGCTTAGAGGCGGCATTCATCATCGCAGGAGCGCTCACGCTCCTGCGCTTTGGGCTCTCTTGGATTCTCCATCAAGAAGCCATGGGCGAGGGGGATATTATCTTGGCTGCGACTATGGGGGCGATTTTGGGGGTGAAGCTCGCCTTGGTGGCGGTATTTGTGGCGGCGCTACTGGCATTGCCTGTGATGCTTCTTCTCTCCAAAAAAGATTCTAAAATCGCCTTTATTCCCTTTCTCTCCTTGGGGCTTTGGATCGTCTATGGGGGGCAGGATTGGATTTTGAGCTATTTGGAGTCGTGGTATGGGTAA
- a CDS encoding LptF/LptG family permease: MGNLKKYLFGSFAQLFFPIFAVLFFISSVILFIKIAGVTFVVKMSFGELFELYLYSLPTMIFFTIPVTFFSASVISLAKLSQEYELPVLFSLGIDPLRFSRLFFPLSLLVSLFLLLVSLALVPLSNEAYDRFLDHKKSSVNINLKPAEFGQKLGNWLVYVGDMDEGEKRYKEVVMFSSNDLGRESFILAKEALVESMEGNLELKLFRGSAYFKEELHIKRVDYAQMLIRDSAFKEGGASLGIMGYWKQALGGEKGSDKVRRKLSSSILISLFPLASLFFIPLLGIMHPRFQKNYSYFYVIIATGIFYGLVHIASNHLPLAGIFLIPLIWLGVGYGLYRRFIAPYF, from the coding sequence ATGGGTAATCTCAAAAAATATCTCTTTGGGAGCTTTGCTCAGCTCTTTTTTCCTATTTTTGCAGTGCTCTTTTTTATCTCTTCGGTGATTCTTTTCATCAAGATTGCGGGGGTGACTTTCGTAGTGAAGATGAGTTTTGGAGAGCTTTTTGAGCTCTATCTCTACTCTTTGCCCACCATGATCTTCTTCACGATCCCTGTCACCTTCTTTAGCGCCTCCGTGATTTCACTAGCTAAGCTCTCTCAAGAGTATGAGCTTCCTGTGCTCTTTTCGCTAGGGATTGATCCGCTTAGATTCTCTAGACTCTTTTTTCCTCTCTCGCTTTTGGTCTCACTCTTCTTGTTGCTTGTCTCTTTGGCGCTGGTACCTCTCTCCAATGAGGCCTATGATCGATTCTTGGATCATAAAAAAAGTAGCGTCAATATCAACCTAAAACCCGCTGAATTTGGACAAAAGCTCGGAAATTGGCTCGTCTATGTGGGGGATATGGATGAGGGGGAGAAACGCTACAAAGAGGTGGTGATGTTCTCCTCGAATGATCTTGGACGAGAGAGCTTTATTTTGGCCAAAGAGGCGTTGGTGGAGAGCATGGAGGGAAATTTGGAACTCAAGCTCTTTAGGGGGAGTGCCTATTTTAAAGAAGAGCTTCACATCAAAAGGGTTGATTACGCCCAGATGCTCATCCGCGATTCGGCATTTAAAGAAGGAGGGGCTAGTCTAGGGATTATGGGCTACTGGAAGCAGGCCTTAGGCGGGGAGAAGGGGAGCGACAAGGTGCGCCGCAAGCTCTCCTCCTCCATCCTCATTTCGCTTTTTCCGCTTGCGAGCCTCTTTTTCATCCCTCTTTTGGGGATCATGCATCCTCGATTCCAGAAAAACTACTCCTATTTTTATGTCATTATCGCCACGGGAATCTTCTATGGTCTTGTCCATATTGCCTCTAACCATCTCCCTCTAGCGGGTATTTTTTTGATTCCGCTGATTTGGCTGGGGGTGGGCTATGGGCTCTATAGACGCTTCATCGCGCCCTATTTTTAG
- the truA gene encoding tRNA pseudouridine(38-40) synthase TruA yields MPTLLAFLEYDGSAFFGSQIQKEEPSVALALQRGLKSMGIASKVRFSGRTDRGVHATRQAVSFEVPYKKSDWGYFKEELNKKLFPYLRVRRLYPIREGLDPRFEAKSRAYRYLLSEEPLSAFASRYVTHAHLGDERKIQEAMKLLVGWHDFALFKKSGSQEKSTLREMRRCWLYRYRSYWVFYFEANGFLRLQIRLLVGALLKVGRGEMSLEEFKEQLEAKRRFFCEGAPPYGLYLCKVSFESSIWEVRDRNH; encoded by the coding sequence ATGCCCACGCTGCTTGCGTTCTTGGAATATGACGGGAGTGCTTTTTTTGGCTCTCAAATACAAAAAGAGGAACCTAGCGTGGCGTTAGCCTTGCAGAGGGGTCTAAAGAGCATGGGAATCGCCTCTAAAGTGCGTTTTAGCGGTCGAACCGACAGGGGGGTGCACGCCACTAGGCAGGCGGTGAGCTTTGAGGTGCCCTATAAGAAGAGCGATTGGGGTTACTTCAAAGAGGAGCTCAACAAGAAGCTCTTCCCTTATTTGCGAGTGCGCCGACTCTATCCTATAAGAGAGGGGCTTGACCCTAGATTCGAGGCAAAGAGTCGAGCCTATCGATACCTTCTCTCTGAGGAGCCTTTGAGTGCTTTTGCTTCTCGATATGTCACCCACGCGCACCTAGGCGATGAGCGTAAGATTCAAGAGGCGATGAAGCTTTTGGTGGGGTGGCACGATTTTGCGCTTTTTAAAAAGAGCGGCAGCCAAGAGAAGAGCACCCTAAGAGAGATGAGGCGTTGCTGGCTCTATCGCTATCGATCCTACTGGGTTTTCTATTTTGAGGCCAATGGATTTTTGAGGCTTCAGATTCGTCTTTTGGTGGGCGCGCTTTTAAAGGTGGGAAGAGGAGAGATGAGTCTAGAGGAGTTTAAAGAACAGCTAGAGGCCAAGAGACGCTTCTTTTGCGAGGGGGCTCCACCCTATGGACTCTATCTTTGCAAAGTGAGCTTTGAATCATCGATTTGGGAGGTGAGAGATCGAAACCATTGA
- a CDS encoding sulfite exporter TauE/SafE family protein: protein MLTIAFLGSFGHCVGMCGGIVLAYSSAKLDPLTPWLKQGFSHALYGAGRVTSYMLIGAFSGALGAVVAATPLQRGILFVLTGILMTLFGLSIAGRPNWLASIEYSVSGTKWFKELFGRLIRSSSLGSFYLLGVLNGFLPCGFVYFFAITAASTASLFYGAVVMGIFGLATIPALFLVGSLVGLIKSSSWRTLFMKFSALLVFLFGIYTAIKGYYLIVDPSGINTPALFGCTVC, encoded by the coding sequence ATTTTAACGATCGCTTTTTTGGGTAGTTTTGGGCATTGTGTGGGGATGTGCGGAGGAATCGTGCTCGCCTACTCGAGTGCCAAACTTGACCCTCTGACTCCTTGGCTCAAACAGGGATTCTCTCACGCCCTCTATGGAGCAGGAAGGGTCACCTCCTATATGCTTATCGGAGCTTTTTCGGGAGCTTTGGGGGCGGTGGTGGCCGCCACTCCTTTGCAAAGAGGGATTCTTTTTGTGCTCACGGGGATTTTGATGACGCTCTTTGGACTCTCCATTGCGGGTCGTCCTAATTGGCTTGCTTCGATTGAATACTCCGTCTCGGGCACGAAATGGTTCAAAGAGCTTTTTGGAAGGCTCATTCGCAGCTCCTCTCTTGGAAGCTTCTATCTTCTTGGGGTGCTTAATGGATTTCTTCCGTGCGGGTTTGTCTACTTTTTTGCGATCACGGCTGCCTCCACTGCTTCGCTCTTTTATGGGGCGGTGGTGATGGGGATTTTTGGGCTCGCCACCATTCCGGCCCTCTTTTTGGTTGGCTCTTTGGTGGGGCTTATTAAGAGTAGCTCATGGCGCACGCTATTCATGAAATTTTCAGCTTTGCTTGTTTTTCTCTTTGGAATCTACACTGCGATCAAGGGTTACTATCTCATTGTCGATCCTAGCGGGATTAATACTCCTGCGCTTTTTGGGTGTACCGTATGCTAA
- a CDS encoding D-glycero-alpha-D-manno-heptose-1,7-bisphosphate 7-phosphatase, producing the protein MLKKALFLDRDGVLNIDTGYLYEPKDWRFMPGIFEVLRWFKERDFLLLLVTNQSGIHRGYYTMSDFIEVSLFMQRELKRELGFGLDQIYFCPHTPKEECSCRKPLSGMILQGIKEFDLSASDSWLLGDKSSDIKAAKGAGIGHSVLLSALEEEGEKPTFRVDSLSCLSQILQNHS; encoded by the coding sequence ATGCTAAAAAAAGCCCTTTTTTTGGATCGTGATGGAGTGCTCAATATCGACACGGGTTATCTTTATGAGCCCAAGGATTGGCGTTTTATGCCGGGAATCTTTGAAGTTCTGCGATGGTTTAAAGAGCGCGATTTTTTACTTCTTTTGGTGACTAATCAATCAGGAATCCATCGAGGCTACTACACGATGAGCGACTTTATTGAGGTTTCGCTTTTTATGCAGAGAGAGCTAAAGAGGGAGCTTGGCTTTGGGCTAGATCAAATCTATTTTTGTCCACACACTCCCAAGGAGGAGTGCTCTTGTCGCAAGCCTCTCTCAGGGATGATTTTGCAGGGAATCAAAGAGTTTGATTTGAGCGCTTCTGATTCTTGGCTTTTGGGCGACAAGTCTAGCGATATTAAAGCAGCCAAAGGCGCTGGTATCGGGCATAGCGTGCTTTTAAGCGCTCTAGAAGAGGAAGGAGAAAAGCCCACTTTTAGGGTCGATTCGTTATCTTGCCTGAGCCAAATTCTCCAAAACCATTCGTAG
- the rfaD gene encoding ADP-glyceromanno-heptose 6-epimerase, with protein MQYIDDSLENKTILITGGAGFVGSNLAFYFQKHHPKARVIVFDSFRSGEMFPEGNLKSLGHFKNLLGFTGEVIAGDINSPQDLKRLEAYPLDYVFHEAAISDTTVMNQELMIRSNTNAFKDLLDLCVKKGASLIYASSAGTYGNTKAPNSVGANEVPENVYGFSKLMMDNLAYTYMREYPNLQIVGLRYFNVYGEREFHKGKTASMILQLGLQALEHQRVRLFKFGEQKRDFVYIKDVVQANVKAMKSQKSGVYNVGYGKARTYNDIVEALRVELGAFEVEYIDNPYRFFQNHTEANIAPTKQFLGYEPRFSLEAGVKSYVDEIKRIHEENKK; from the coding sequence ATGCAATACATTGATGATAGCTTAGAGAATAAAACCATTTTAATCACAGGCGGTGCAGGCTTTGTCGGGAGCAATCTCGCCTTCTATTTCCAAAAACACCACCCTAAAGCTAGGGTGATCGTCTTTGATAGCTTTCGGAGTGGCGAGATGTTCCCTGAGGGGAATCTTAAAAGTTTAGGACACTTCAAGAATCTCCTAGGATTCACGGGTGAGGTGATCGCGGGTGACATCAATTCACCGCAAGACCTCAAGCGCCTTGAGGCCTATCCTCTGGACTATGTTTTTCATGAGGCAGCGATCTCAGACACCACCGTGATGAATCAGGAGCTCATGATTCGGAGCAACACCAACGCCTTTAAAGACCTCCTCGATCTTTGCGTCAAGAAGGGAGCAAGCCTCATCTACGCCTCTAGCGCAGGGACTTATGGCAACACCAAAGCCCCTAATAGCGTGGGGGCCAATGAGGTTCCTGAGAATGTCTATGGGTTTAGCAAGCTCATGATGGATAATCTCGCCTACACCTACATGAGAGAGTATCCAAACCTACAAATCGTAGGACTTCGATACTTCAATGTCTATGGCGAGCGGGAGTTTCACAAGGGTAAGACCGCCTCAATGATTCTTCAATTAGGACTTCAGGCGCTAGAGCACCAAAGGGTGCGACTCTTTAAATTTGGTGAGCAGAAGCGGGATTTTGTCTATATCAAAGATGTAGTGCAGGCCAATGTTAAAGCCATGAAGAGCCAAAAGAGCGGAGTTTATAATGTGGGCTATGGCAAGGCGCGCACCTATAATGATATCGTTGAGGCATTGCGTGTGGAACTTGGAGCGTTTGAGGTGGAGTATATCGACAACCCCTATCGATTCTTCCAAAATCACACCGAGGCCAACATCGCCCCCACCAAGCAATTCCTTGGCTATGAGCCGCGATTCTCTTTGGAGGCGGGCGTGAAGAGCTACGTGGACGAGATCAAAAGAATCCACGAGGAGAATAAGAAGTGA
- the rfaE1 gene encoding D-glycero-beta-D-manno-heptose-7-phosphate kinase — translation MILSSSLRPTILVVGDLMIDHYIWGECERISPEAPVQVIDVKRETKTLGGACNVMSNLIALEASVLSCGVVGEDLAGRELLGFLQELGMESKGIITQKGRPTTQKSRIIASNQQVVRVDWENKSPISEESEEAMIAYIRSKLSLCDAVILSDYGKGVLTPRVCQTIIQMAKTLQKRVLVDPKGRDYSKYRGASLLTPNKKEAKEATGIEINDEASLKKALECLKKECELEFSVITLSEDGIGIFDQALERIPTIAQEVYDVTGAGDTVIASLAYGLSLGYPLRECALFANAAAAVVVGKIGSATATHGEIAEYLHSSHQGESQERILSRDSIQKIAKQWRSRGRKIVFTNGCFDILHAGHVQYLQKAKACGDCLIVGLNSDASVRRLKGELRPINSQEDRALVLSGLEAVDYVVVFDEETPYELIRAIEPDVLVKGGDYEGKEVVGSDLVKEVKLIEFLEGRSTSAVVKKIQGS, via the coding sequence GTGATTCTCTCCTCCTCTTTGAGACCGACGATCTTGGTGGTCGGCGATTTGATGATTGATCACTACATTTGGGGCGAGTGCGAGCGTATCTCGCCCGAGGCGCCAGTGCAGGTGATTGATGTGAAGCGCGAAACCAAAACCTTGGGGGGCGCTTGCAATGTGATGAGTAACCTCATCGCCCTAGAGGCTTCCGTGCTCTCTTGCGGAGTGGTGGGCGAGGATTTGGCGGGCAGAGAGCTGCTTGGCTTCTTGCAAGAGCTTGGAATGGAGAGCAAGGGAATCATCACGCAAAAGGGGAGACCCACCACCCAAAAGAGCCGAATCATTGCCTCGAATCAACAAGTGGTGAGGGTCGATTGGGAGAATAAAAGCCCCATTAGCGAAGAGTCAGAAGAGGCGATGATCGCCTACATTCGCTCTAAGCTCTCTTTGTGCGATGCGGTGATTCTCTCTGATTATGGTAAAGGCGTGCTCACTCCTAGAGTTTGTCAAACCATTATCCAGATGGCCAAGACGCTCCAAAAGCGCGTGCTTGTTGACCCCAAGGGGCGAGACTACTCCAAGTACCGTGGCGCCTCACTCCTCACCCCCAACAAAAAAGAGGCCAAAGAGGCTACAGGGATTGAGATCAACGATGAAGCAAGCCTCAAAAAGGCGCTTGAGTGCCTTAAGAAAGAGTGTGAGCTTGAGTTCTCCGTCATCACGCTGAGTGAAGATGGGATTGGAATCTTTGATCAAGCCCTAGAGCGCATCCCCACCATCGCCCAAGAGGTCTATGATGTCACAGGAGCGGGTGATACGGTGATCGCCTCTTTGGCGTATGGCTTGAGCTTGGGATACCCCCTTAGGGAGTGTGCCCTCTTTGCCAATGCGGCGGCGGCGGTAGTGGTCGGGAAGATTGGAAGTGCTACGGCGACTCATGGAGAGATCGCTGAATACCTCCACTCAAGCCACCAAGGAGAGAGCCAAGAGCGAATCTTAAGTCGTGATTCCATTCAGAAAATAGCCAAGCAGTGGCGCTCTCGTGGGCGCAAAATCGTCTTCACCAATGGCTGCTTTGATATTCTCCATGCGGGTCATGTTCAATATCTCCAAAAGGCCAAAGCGTGCGGAGATTGCCTCATTGTGGGACTCAATAGCGATGCCTCGGTCAGACGCCTCAAAGGAGAGTTAAGACCCATCAATTCCCAAGAGGATCGGGCTTTGGTCCTCTCTGGGCTTGAGGCGGTGGACTATGTGGTTGTTTTTGATGAAGAGACCCCCTATGAGCTTATCCGTGCCATAGAGCCTGATGTTTTAGTGAAGGGGGGCGATTACGAAGGGAAAGAGGTCGTGGGAAGCGATCTGGTCAAAGAGGTGAAGCTCATCGAGTTTTTAGAGGGCCGAAGCACCAGCGCGGTCGTGAAAAAAATCCAAGGATCCTAG
- the gmhA gene encoding D-sedoheptulose 7-phosphate isomerase: protein MQDFIQKELEAHILTTQETMKRLAPLVEEVASLMVDCLKSGHKILLFGNGGSAADAQHIAAELTGRYKKERRGLPAIALTTDTSALTAIGNDYGYDRVFSRQVEALAHKGDLLVGISTSGNSPNVLLALEEGRRIGCVCVGLSGREGGRMNELCDINLVIPSHDTPRIQEMHITLAHILCHLVEERAIA from the coding sequence ATGCAAGATTTCATCCAAAAAGAGCTTGAAGCGCATATTCTAACCACCCAAGAGACGATGAAGCGACTCGCTCCGCTAGTGGAAGAGGTGGCTTCTTTGATGGTGGATTGCCTAAAATCAGGCCACAAGATTCTTCTCTTTGGAAACGGAGGGAGCGCGGCGGATGCTCAACACATCGCCGCTGAGCTCACGGGACGATATAAAAAAGAGCGGCGCGGACTTCCTGCTATAGCGCTCACCACGGATACTTCAGCGCTCACGGCCATAGGCAATGATTATGGCTATGATCGGGTCTTTTCACGCCAAGTGGAAGCTCTAGCGCATAAAGGCGATCTTTTGGTGGGAATCTCCACCAGCGGCAACTCACCCAATGTTCTGCTTGCCCTAGAGGAGGGGAGGCGAATCGGTTGCGTGTGCGTGGGACTAAGCGGACGCGAGGGGGGAAGGATGAATGAACTTTGTGATATCAACCTTGTGATTCCAAGTCACGATACCCCACGAATTCAAGAGATGCATATCACTTTGGCGCACATTCTTTGCCATCTTGTTGAGGAGAGGGCGATCGCCTAG